The window CATTATGACACAACACGAAATCAAAAACCGCTGGACTGGCGAAGTACTTTTCACTTGCGAAGTGCCTGAAGGCATGGAATCAGGAATGATTGCGCGTCATGCAGTGGAAACTGCAATTGCTCAGGACGCGAATCTTCATGGCGCGAATCTTCAGGACGCGGATCTTCATGGCGCGAATCTTCAGGACGCGGATCTTCATGGCGCGAATCTTTGGGGCGCGAATCTTCATGGCGCGAATCTTTGGGGCGCGAATCTTCATGGCGCGAATCTTTGGGGCGCGAATCTTCATGGCGCGAATCTTCAGGACGCGAAAAATGCCCCGCTCGTCATCAATGGCCTGTGCTGGATGGTTTATATCAGCGGAACTGGAATTATGCGAATTGGCTGTCAGGAGCACTCAATTGAGCGCTGGAAAGGATTCAGTGATGAATTAATAAGCCGCATGGACGGTTATGCACTGGAATTTTGGAATCAGCATAAAGTGATGCTTTTGAATATCTGCGATGCATACAAGCATGCAGAAGAAGTGAAATAGCAAGTTTAATCTGATACAGCCCCGGAACTTTGCCGAGAGACAGGGCCACAACAAACAGGATTTTATTATGAATCAAAACCCTTCCCATAGTCAAACCCCGCAGTTTGACGCTAACAAAAGTCAAACGTCACAGCGTTTGTATCAGCATCCTACTGCTGCAGAAATTCAAAGCAAGAAGAACATCTTCGGCAATATCTGCGCTGTTCTGCTTCTCTTAATCATCTTTACCGCGCTGGGCTACATGATTGGCATCGCTTCGGATAAAGAAGCTGTTGCCAAAGTTCAAGCGCTGCAGGTGAAATAATGAAAACCAATTTTACAAAACCATTCCGCGAAGACCTCGGCCCGGATAATGCCGGCTTCCACCGCATCCGCATGGGCAACACGGTTTACTGCGTGAAAGACAATGTGATTTACACGCTGAACGCCGCCGGCAAGTTGAGCTGCGTGGATGAGGCCACCTTGGCAGCCAAGTCTTGGATCCGCCGCAATGTGAATGAAGTACTTGGCCTGAAGAAATACAGCGCCCGCTTTGTCTGCAAGGCTCATAACGGCTATGTCGTTGATGTGAACGGTACCGAATACATCATCGGCGTTTCTGCAGAGCTCACCAAAGGCTTTGACCGCAATGTGTTTGACCGGTCCGCGCCAAGCTTCTTTTGGCAATGCGTGCTGGAAATTAAGAATTACATGCAGCAGCGCGCGCCGGCAGAAGTCGTGAATGCGCCGGCATTTCAAACCGCAGTTAAATCAGCCTTGAATCCGCAGCGCGCTGTTGACCGGGCAAAGAAAAAACACAACATGAACCGCTGGCACTCCCGTCACGAATGCGAGCAGTACAAGATCAAGCGCCACAACACTGATGCCTTCGGCACTACGTTTAAGTAAGGGGAAATAACATGGCTCTTGCAATTATTTCAGCTGACCAGGCGTTAAACGTCAGTGCAATCATCACCTATATCTATGCAGATCCAGGTGTAGGGAAAACATCCTTAGGTTTTACGGCTGACAAAGCTATTTCTTTCGACTTTGACCGCGGCGCGCACCGTACTGGTGAGCTTCGGCGCGGCGCTGTTGTACCGGTTCAGCAGTGGGCTGATATTGAAAATATTAAAGAGCAGGATCTGGCTCCATACAACACTGTCGTCATTGATACCGTTGGCGCAATGCTTGAATCCATTAAAACCCACCTGCTCAAGACGGCAAATAACCGCCAGCAAGATGGTGCATTGAAGCTCAAAGCCCAAGGCTTGGCCAACATGAAATTTAAGCAATACATCAATACCTTGCTGAGCTTCGGAAAGGATGTAGTTTTCATTGCCCATGCTTCTGAAGACCAGAACGGTGATCAGGTTATTTACCGGCCGGAGCTGGGCGGTAAGAACAGAAATGAGCTGTACCGCATTGCCGACATCATGGGTTATTTGACGACTGTAACCACGGGTGAAGGTAAAAATGCCCGCGTCATCAACTTCAAGCCGTCCCCAACACACCATGCCAAAAATTCAGGGGCTTTGGGCGGTGAAACAGGTGAGGTTTGGGTGCCGGACTTAAAAGTTAATCCAACCTTTTTGGCGGATCTGATCTCAGATGCCAAGGCCCACATCAACACATTAACCCCTGCCCAGCTTGCGTCTGCCAAGGCGCTTGAGGACTTTGAAAACTGGAAGCAGAGCTGTGAAGAGGCCATGCATGCTGGTGATTTAAATCAGCTTACAGAGGCCTTGGATAAAGAACATATTTATTACCAGAACATGCGCCAAGCTATGCTGGCGCGCGCTAAGGCCTTGAACTGCACCTTTGATAAAGAGCGCAGCGCATGGATCAGCCCGCCTGAGTTTAATGGCATCAATGAAGCTCAGCGCGATGACCTGCTGGCTTTTATAGATGAGCGCGGTTTAGACGTTAAGGCGGCATGCGAGCATTTAGGCATTGATTCACTGATGCAAATCGACTCCAGTCAAATCCAAGCAGTAAAACACGATCTTGAACAATTAGCGAAAGCGGGAGCAACAGCATGAAAATTTTAACCGGCAATGAAGCTTTTGCAGCAATGGCTGCTGGCCAAAAAATCGAATGCCGCCACGTCGAATCAAATCTTGATTTTGATGATATCCGCAACTTCCCTGCGACTGTTTTTATTGATACGGCGTATGAATTCCGCATTGCTGTGGTCTATATGACCATCGGATTGATGCAGGTTCCGGAGGCCATCAAGGAGGCCCCGGCTAAAGGCGTTCAATGCTTTGTTCCATCGGTTCTCACCGATAAGTTGAGCAAGACCTTCAAGTGGAGAAATTCTGATGCTGATCTGGCCTTTATGCAGCGTGGCATGGTTCATCTCTATGAGCAAAATGCAGTAATGCATGCTGCGGCACTGATTGCAGTCAGCGGCGGCGCGGTGCCGGCTGGAAATGGCTCCGCAGAAGCTGAGCCGGCCAAAGCTGACGATTCATTGCCCTGGGAAGATCCGGTAGATGCAGAAGTGCCCCAGGCTGTTGCTGCAAGCCAAGACAAAGCAGCGGCTGAAGCCTCAAATCATGTAGTAAAAAAGGCATTTAAGGATTCTGCAGCTCATGAAGCAGCTGAAATAGAAACTGATCCGGTGAAACTGGTTGAGAAGTTCACAGACCAAATTGCTGTCTGCACACAGGTAGAGTCCGCTTTGGCGCTGCGTTATACATTCTCAGCAAACGGCCATTTAGGACGTGAGCATGTTCAGCATCTATTCCAGTTAGTTGAGGAAAAGTGCGCTGAGCTGGATCCTGAAGCATACAAGCCGGCCATACCCTCTCCAGCGCCAGAACACGCCGATCTAAGCGTCGAAGAATTGCAGCGCCTGCAGGCCGAAGCTGAACAGCAAGTCGAGGATGT is drawn from Acinetobacter sp. WCHAc010034 and contains these coding sequences:
- a CDS encoding pentapeptide repeat-containing protein; amino-acid sequence: MTQHEIKNRWTGEVLFTCEVPEGMESGMIARHAVETAIAQDANLHGANLQDADLHGANLQDADLHGANLWGANLHGANLWGANLHGANLWGANLHGANLQDAKNAPLVINGLCWMVYISGTGIMRIGCQEHSIERWKGFSDELISRMDGYALEFWNQHKVMLLNICDAYKHAEEVK
- a CDS encoding ATP-binding protein; protein product: MALAIISADQALNVSAIITYIYADPGVGKTSLGFTADKAISFDFDRGAHRTGELRRGAVVPVQQWADIENIKEQDLAPYNTVVIDTVGAMLESIKTHLLKTANNRQQDGALKLKAQGLANMKFKQYINTLLSFGKDVVFIAHASEDQNGDQVIYRPELGGKNRNELYRIADIMGYLTTVTTGEGKNARVINFKPSPTHHAKNSGALGGETGEVWVPDLKVNPTFLADLISDAKAHINTLTPAQLASAKALEDFENWKQSCEEAMHAGDLNQLTEALDKEHIYYQNMRQAMLARAKALNCTFDKERSAWISPPEFNGINEAQRDDLLAFIDERGLDVKAACEHLGIDSLMQIDSSQIQAVKHDLEQLAKAGATA